A section of the Triticum dicoccoides isolate Atlit2015 ecotype Zavitan chromosome 7A, WEW_v2.0, whole genome shotgun sequence genome encodes:
- the LOC119330374 gene encoding uncharacterized protein LOC119330374 gives MHRAGWMRVRNAFKPAAVRRQSTKASVGDGGAKAGIGDGGEPLHTKGGGGGEAGNGSGESTEGPPVVIPGTLAGIAMWIEGTMCENVEGMGEDLAEAVGDFIKDAPYATEGMVGYVAPASLPQKEVPEPPNWADFSA, from the exons ATGCACCGCGCCGGCTGGATGCGCGTTCGCAACGCATTCAAGCCGGCGGCTGTGCGCCGGCAGAGCACCAAGGCGAGCGTCGGCGACGGCGGCGC CAAGGCGGGCATCGGCGACGGCGGCGAGCCTCTGCACaccaagggcggcggcggcggcgaggccgggAATGGTTCTGGCGAGTCCACGGAAGGCCCACCCGTCGTCATCCCCGGGACCCTCGCGGGCATCGCCATGTGGATAGAAGGTACTATGTGCGAGAACGTCGAAGGCATGGGCGAGGACCTGGCAGAAGCAGTCGGAGATTTCATCAAGGACGCGCCGTACGCAACGGAGGGGATGGTTGGGTACGTTGCTCCCGCTTCCCTTCCACAGAAGGAGGTCCCCGAGCCGCCAAACTGGGCCGACTTCTCCGCCTAA